In Rhipicephalus microplus isolate Deutch F79 chromosome 7, USDA_Rmic, whole genome shotgun sequence, one genomic interval encodes:
- the mei-S332 gene encoding meiotic from via Salaria 332 — MAANEPESDVKLRSREESQSFRARVQFRKSHSGPPKMEGYLRKRTAKLNLKWFWRKYWFVLDGRSLLYFKSQSNYNSLGTCKGLVDFGLVQAVRPSHGSKNTYAMEVITRSDVIHLAADDSQTRQVWVAALQAAIQISEVSWPFKVQLDNAPKLAQIQRGEVSSSSVVSDSEGRHSRQNDRRRKTSSLIIYENVSIESPTRSNEIPTDRRPSSEGVIYPQIAEAKLNAHDSEARTSDSSGKNHAYSQTKKDKGYGGMLRRARSFSHGLMSTKGRLPGFHRHRDKSSKRGSKDSPGPKDDSASASPAPTPDSNRTSKGARTTSHRKQDSDDSIRSMEPASRQTSNSSNRTSHKKQGSTGSAKLDAMIPVRNRIASSSNPTDEHRITACLDVNPTYQTAGESRADTFATPVPATRKRYDSASSRRDVDIDDEDYAPECPSRPHPASPMPRGDASAMMPSFEYERVYEHHVPPSLMSGKVGEDERQRKKPSNLRMDPMDVMIPNREYAEVYEDHVLPSPQRRSADDASRKGTTSLGHMIQAPSSEYAEIDEGDSGTSLSRTFSSPPCGGRAPLARRPSNPESCVSRKTSKDSADDSSLHIYQEVRGLSRSPSPQPSPRTVFMASLASRPAEMDDEEESYYSSISEEDLRRYQWSSDLARVGETSETGTESSTYNTADASGSSEALAETGYMEDNPHITVTTTDSNNSSERILTTPSGEAMRELRELLECLGTDDDGNMLTGQRSIARARQLLVREMAANEA, encoded by the exons ATGGCGGCAAACGAACCGGAGAGCGATGTGAAGCTGAGGAGCCGGGAAGAGTCGCAGAGCTTCCGTGCCCGCGTACAGTTCCGAAAGTCCCATTCTGGGCCTCCGAAGATGGAGGGATACCTGCGCAAGAGGACTGCCAAGCTA AACCTCAAGTGGTTCTGGCGCAAGTACTGGTTCGTGCTGGATGGTCGATCTTTGCTGTACTTCAAGTCGCAGTCAAACTATAAC TCCCTCGGCACCTGCAAAGGTCTCGTGGACTTCGGCTTGGTTCAGGCAGTGAGGCCGTCGCACGGCTCCAAGAACACCTACGCTATGGAGGTCATCACCCGATCCGACGTGATACACCTC GCTGCCGATGATAGTCAAACGCGGCAGGTGTGGGTGGCAGCGCTGCAGGCGGCCATCCAAATCAGCGAGGTCTCGTGGCCCTTCAAGGTGCAGCTGGACAACGCGCCCAAACTGGCCCAGATTCAGCGGGGAGA AGTTTCCAGCTCTTCGGTCGTCTCTGACAGCGAGGGCCGACATTCCAGACAGAACGATCGCCGCCGGAAGACATCAAGCCTGATCATCTACGAAAATGTCAGCATCGAGAGCCCGACGCGAAGCAACGAAATTCCCACGGACCGTCGGCCGTCAAGCGAAGGCGTCATCTATCCGCAAATAGCGGAAGCCAAACTAAACGCGCACGACTCCGAAGCCAGGACGTCGGACAGCAGCGGCAAGAATCATGCCTATTCGCAGACCAAGAAGGACAAGGGATACGGTGGCATGCTCAGAAGGGCCCGGTCATTCAGCCACGGTCTCATGTCTACCAAGGGCCGTCTGCCCGGTTTTCACCGGCACCGGGACAAGTCTTCGAAACGCGGAAGCAAAGATTCACCAGGCCCAAAGGACGATTCCGCCTCCGCTAGCCCGGCTCCGACGCCAGACTCGAACCGAACGTCAAAAGGAGCGAGAACCACGTCGCACCGGAAGCAGGACTCGGACGATTCCATTCGATCGATGGAACCGGCCTCTAGACAGACTAGCAATTCTTCGAACAGAACCTCCCACAAGAAGCAAGGTTCGACGGGATCCGCAAAACTAGACGCGATGATTCCGGTGCGGAATCGAATCGCTTCTTCGTCGAATCCCACCGACGAACACCGCATCACGGCGTGCCTGGACGTCAACCCGACGTACCAGACGGCTGGAGAGTCGAGAGCAGACACCTTTGCGACGCCGGTTCCCGCGACCAGAAAAAGGTATGACTCCGCGTCGTCTCGTCGGGACGTCGACATTGATGACGAGGACTATGCACCGGAGTGTCCTTCCAGGCCACATCCCGCGAGTCCCATGCCACGAGGCGACGCGTCCGCGATGATGCCCAGCTTCGAATACGAACGAGTCTACGAACACCACGTCCCACCGTCTCTGATGAGCGGCAAAGTCGGGGAAGACGAAAGACAGCGGAAGAAGCCTTCGAATCTCAGAATGGATCCGATGGACGTAATGATTCCGAATCGCGAATACGCCGAAGTGTACGAGGACCACGTGCTTCCTTCCCCGCAAAGGCGGTCCGCAGACGACGCCAGCCGGAAAGGAACAACCAGTCTGGGACACATGATTCAGGCACCGAGTTCGGAATATGCCGAAATCGACGAAGGCGACAGCGGTACCTCGCTGTCCAGGACTTTCTCGAGTCCTCCTTGTGGCGGCAGGGCGCCCTTAGCGAGGAGGCCTTCCAACCCAGAGTCCTGCGTTTCGAGAAAAACCAGCAAGGACTCGGCGGACGATTCCTCGCTGCACATATACCAAGAAGTTCGAGGTCTATCCCGCAGTCCGTCTCCGCAGCCTTCGCCGCGCACCGTATTCATGGCGTCGCTGGCTTCGAGGCCGGCAGAGATGGATGACGAGGAGGAAAGCTACTACTCGAGCATCTCAGAGGAGGACCTCCGGAGGTACCAGTGGTCCAGCGATCTCG CCCGCGTAGGCGAGACCTCCGAGACCGGCACAGAGTCGTCCACGTACAACACGGCTGACGCGAGCGGCAGCAGCGAGGCACTGGCTGAAACCGGCTACATGGAAGACAACCCGCACATCACTGTCACGACTACTGACAGCAACAACAGCAGCGAACGGATACTCACTACCCCATCCGGTGAGGCAATGCGTGAGCTTCGCGAATTGCTCGAGTGCCTGGGAACCGACGACGATGGCAACATGCTCACGGGACAGAGAAGCATCGCCCGGGCCCGACAGCTCCTTGTTCGGGAGATGGCTGCCAACGAGGCGTAA